The Sphingomonas aliaeris genome segment CTTTCGACCCAAAGGCAGACGTAGCCGAGGCAAGTTGCCGGTCTTGGAAGCTGACATTCTGAACCGGGGTTCTGACACATGCAAACCCCCGAAAAACCGTGGTCGCGTCTGCAGTGTCAAAACCGAGCGGTTTTGACACTGCATTGCCTATTTCGTTCGTTATAGGGTAGGTGGGTATGCTATGGCCCACCTACAAACCGATGATGCTCTACTCAAGCGCGTCCGGCGCATCGCCGGGCAAGTTACCGCGATCGAACGCGCGCTGGTCTCGGGGAAGGATTGCGCGACCACTCTTCACCTGGCTGCGGCGACGCGAGGCGCGATGAACGGACTCATGGATGCGATTATTGAATCGCACGTTCGCGAGCATGTCGCCCGGCCTGATCTGTCCGATGATGATCGAGCCGCTGGCGCGGAGCAGCTTATCGCTGCGATCCGCCGCTACTCCAAATAGGAATATCTATGGCAACGCTCCCCGCAATCGAGGGTCATACCCACGATCACGTTTTCCTCGGCTCCTCGCATGACGAGAACGCCCGGCGCACCCTCTGGGTGGTCGCACTCACTGCCGGGATGATGGTGGTCGAGATTGCCGCCGGATACCTCACCGGCTCGATGGCGCTGCTTGCGGACGGGTTCCATATGGCGACACATGCGGGCGCGCTCGGCGTCGCCGCTGCCGCCTATGCATACGCCAAACGGCACGCCCGCAACCCCGCCTACAGCTTCGGAACGGGGAAGGTGGGCGACCTGGCCGGATTCGCCTCGGCGATGGTTCTGGGGCTGATCGCGCTCGGGATCGCGGTGGAATCCGTCCTGCGCCTGTTTCAGCCGATCACGGTTGCCTTCGGGGAAGCAACGATCATCGCTGTCGTTGGCCTGGGCGTGAACATCGCCAGCGCCTTCCTGCTCTCAGTTGGGCATCACCACGGGCACGATCATCATCATGAGCACGATCACGGCCATGCTCACGGCGCGCATGGTGGCGATAACAACATGCGCTCGGCCTATGTCCACGTCCTCGCCGACGCGCTCACCTCCGTCCTCGCCATCGCAGCGCTATTGGCTGGGCGCTATCTCGGCTGGGTATGGATGGACCCGGTGATGGGCATTGTCGGCGCGGTTGTGATCGCGCGATGGTCGTGGACACTGATGCGCGACACGGCCTCGGTGCTACTGGATGCGACCGACAATCACGTTGCCGACGAAGTGCGCGAGCTGGTCGAAACGCCTGGGGATGCGCGGATTGCGGACCTCCATGTCTGGCGGGTTGGCCCGGAAGCGCACGCGGCGATTGTCAGTGTCGTTGGCCGACAAGGGCTCAACAGCGACACGATCCGCGCCCGCCTCGCGCCGGTCCATGAACTGGCGCACCTGACGGTCGAGTGTAGGTAGGCAAGACTCCATATATCCTCTAAGCTGGATATATGGAAAATGAGTCGGCTATCTCCGCATTGGGCGCGCTAGCGCAAAGCACGCG includes the following:
- a CDS encoding metal/formaldehyde-sensitive transcriptional repressor encodes the protein MAHLQTDDALLKRVRRIAGQVTAIERALVSGKDCATTLHLAAATRGAMNGLMDAIIESHVREHVARPDLSDDDRAAGAEQLIAAIRRYSK
- the dmeF gene encoding CDF family Co(II)/Ni(II) efflux transporter DmeF; translated protein: MATLPAIEGHTHDHVFLGSSHDENARRTLWVVALTAGMMVVEIAAGYLTGSMALLADGFHMATHAGALGVAAAAYAYAKRHARNPAYSFGTGKVGDLAGFASAMVLGLIALGIAVESVLRLFQPITVAFGEATIIAVVGLGVNIASAFLLSVGHHHGHDHHHEHDHGHAHGAHGGDNNMRSAYVHVLADALTSVLAIAALLAGRYLGWVWMDPVMGIVGAVVIARWSWTLMRDTASVLLDATDNHVADEVRELVETPGDARIADLHVWRVGPEAHAAIVSVVGRQGLNSDTIRARLAPVHELAHLTVECR